A stretch of Fusarium poae strain DAOMC 252244 chromosome 2, whole genome shotgun sequence DNA encodes these proteins:
- a CDS encoding hypothetical protein (SECRETED:SignalP(1-20)~CAZy:GH16) codes for MVSMWSRIMLAASLAASVTAQTYSSCNPMKQSCDANPGLASSSYSVDFTKGSDDDNWEGTGHGDVKYTSEGAEFTINKQGQSPTIQTSWYMFFGRVEIHMKAAPGQGIVSSIVLLSDILDEVDWEFLGGRDAEAQTNFYSKGSTDNTQSLTFPVDNTQSEFHNYTVHWTPVSCEWYINGVAVRTLKYAESQGENYPQTPMRVKLGIWAAGDVDENQEGTVEWGGGPTDFSKVPFTMTVQKVKIENLNPAESYSYGDRSGSYKSIDFDKKDNGSDDKDDDEDEDETESTTASETAYKTTSETAESATETNSDSDSDATTMSTAKASETGSSDFKNNKAAETSGSETDGTSTGSSASATADSDENSASGNIPKMWLSVGALFAAMLTM; via the exons ATGGTCTCTATGTGGTCAAGAATTATGCTGGCTGCCAGTCTTGCAGCTTCAGTTACTGCGCAAACGTATTCGAGCTGCAATCCCATGAAGCAGT CATGTGATGCTAACCCCGGTCTTGCTTCTTCGTCTTACTCGGTAGACTTTACCAAGGGTAGCGACGACGACAATTGGGAAGGAACAGGTCACGGAGACGTCAAATATACCTCGGAGGGTGCTGAGTTTACGATCAACAAACAGGGCCAGTCACCTACTATCCAAACAAGCTGGTATATGTTTTTTGGTCGTGTCGAGATTCACATGAAAGCTGCTCCTGGACAAGGCATTGTTTCGTCCATCGTCTTGCTGTCAGATATCCTTGATGAGGT TGACTGGGAGTTTCTGGGAGGTAGAGATGCCGAAGCCCAAACGAATTTTTATAGCAAAGGTAGCACCGACAACACCCAAAGTCTTACATTCCCGGTCGACAACACTCAGTCAGAGTTCCATAACTATACTGTACATTGGACCCCAGTGTCATGTGAGTGGTACATCAACGGTGTCGCTGTCCGAACCCTCAAGTATGCCGAATCTCAAGGAGAGAACTATCCCCAAACACCTATGCGTGTGAAGCTCGGAATCTGGGCTGCAGGAGACGTTGATGAGAACCAAGAAGGAA CGGTTGAATGGGGAGGAGGACCCACCGACTTTTCAAAGGTCCCCTTCACTATGACTGTGCAGAAGGTCAAGATTGAGAACCTGAACCCTGCTGAGAGTTACTCCTATGGTGACCGATCTGGATCTTACAAGAGCATCGACTTTGACAAGAAGGACAACGGCAGCGACGACaaggacgacgatgaggatgaagacgagaCAGAGTCAACAACTGCTTCTGAAACTGCCTACAAGACAACATCCGAGACTGCTGAGTCTGCCACCGAAACCAATTCCGACTCCGACTCTGACGCCACAACCATGTCTACCGCAAAGGCAAGTGAGACTGGAAGCAGCGActtcaagaacaacaaggctGCCGAGACAAGCGGTTCTGAAACCGATGGAACTTCAACAGGAAGCAGTGCTTCTGCAACTGCTGATAGTGATGAGAACAGTGCTTCCGGAAACATCCCCAAGATGTGGTTGAGTGTCGGCGCTCTTTTCGCTGCTATGCTTACAATGTAA
- a CDS encoding hypothetical protein (TransMembrane:12 (i61-80o100-120i132-151o157-178i190-209o221-241i261-279o299-320i327-347o353-375i387-406o426-446i)), with translation MSTTTAVQLEPLGNGTSYEPSSSNLRPRGALAETTSSHHNDSDDPALEASRIADSTVPDGGYGWVVVVACAVVAWWVIGLSYTWGVYQRALVERGVGSPLALSFCGSLSPALMAAVGMLVSRMIRSFGTRTLSCTGIVLMSLSFVLASFVTDHLVGLIFLPGVPLGLGMSGCFMSFSVVPAQYFMKRRGIANGIIYAGGGFGGAIMSIAIDSLIEKYSVEWAFRITGLLIAVTGLPAAYLIKERTPLARTGIVDWNLFRQLNFAILFFAAGVGIFPLLVPPYFLPLYSSSMGLSTSTGAGLLAGFSFASAVGRIISGYLCDILGPINTLWAFFLGNSITMLALWPASTSLAPLAVFAVLNGLMNGGFFSSMPTVVSNVFGSARVSTAMAMMIVGWILGYLLGSPIAGFLLERHGGADGGLQAYRPAMFYAGSLSSLATILTSFLRWRISKKVFEKV, from the exons ATGTCAACCACAACTGCCGTTCAGCTCGAACCGTTAGGTAACGGGACATCCTACGAACCTTCTTCCTCCAACCTTCGTCCAAGAGGAGCGCTCGCCGAAACGACATCAAGTCACCACAACGATTCCGATGATCCAGCTCTTGAAGCATCGCGCATCGCAGATAGCACAGTCCCAGACGGAGGCTACGGATGGGTCGTGGTTGTCGCCTGCGCAGTG GTAGCATGGTGGGTGATTGGGTTAAGCTACACTTGGGGTGTGTATCAACGCGCCCTCGTTGAGCGAGGTGTTGGGTCGCCTCTCGCTTTATCATTCTGCGGCTCTCTCTCCCCAGCTCTTATGGCCGCGGTTGGCATGCTGGTGTCAAGGATGATCCGGTCTTTCGGAACTCGAACACTTAGCTGTACCGGTATAGTCCTTATGAGCCTCTCATTTGTCCTTGCAAGTTTCGTAACGGATCATCTTGTTGGCCTCATATTTCTTCCTGGTGTGCCACTAGGACTGGGTATGAGCGGTTGCTTTATGTCATTCTCTGTGGTGCCAGCGCAGTACTTTATGAAACGACGCGGTATCGCTAACGGTATCATCTATGCTGGAGGAGGCTTCGGTGGTGCCATCATGAGTATTGCAATTGATTCTTTGATCGAAAAGTACAGCGTCGAGTGGGCTTTCCGGATTACAGGGCTACTCATTGCTGTTACGGGCCTTCCAGCTGCATATCTCATAAAGGAAAGAACACCTCTCGCTCGAACAGGAATTGTGGATTGGAATCTGTTCCGTCAGCTCAACTTTgccatcctcttcttcgctGCTGGAGTCGGTATCTTTCCACTCCTGGTGCCACCTTATTTTCTGCCTTTGTATTCCAGTTCCATGGGTCTCAGCACAAGTACTGGTGCTGGTCTTTTGGCAGGCTTCAGTTTCGCTTCAGCCGTGGGGCGTATCATCAGCGGCTACCTCTGCGACATCCTGGGTCCGATCAACACCCTCTGGGCTTTCTTCTTGGGTAACTCTATCACAATGCTTGCTCTTTGGCCGGCATCGACGTCACTCGCGCCCCTGGCTGTCTTTGCCGTGCTCAACGGACTCATGAACGGTGGTTTCTTCTCGTCTATGCCTACAGTTGTTAGCAACGTCTTCGGGTCAGCACGTGTATCTACAGCAATGGCAATGATGATCGTTGGCTGGATATTGGGATACCTCCTT GGGTCACCCATCGCAGGGTTTCTGCTTGAACGTCATGGCGGTGCTGATGGAGGATTACAAGCGTACCGACCTGCTATGTTTTACGCAGGTAGTCTTTCATCGCTTGCAACCATTCTAACATCATTCTTGCGATGGAGAATAAGCAAGAAGGTCTTTGAGAAGGTCTGA